From the Bacillus sp. FJAT-22090 genome, the window GCGCGTACCATGGTCCTAGTAAAACCGATAAGAGTACATTTGCAAAATGTTGGATTGGAAAGATTTTTGCAAAACCTACTGGTATAAATATGAGATGGCTTGATATCGTCGTTATAGCGATAATTAGTGATGTTAATGTTAGTTTCCTAGTTTTGTTCATTTTTCCCTGCTTCTCCTTTAAATCGGCCACTTTTCTAATTGATAATTCATCTCCCAAAATAAATACTCAAACTTAGAGGTCATTTGAAAATGTTCTTCTATGCGAGCCAGTTCTCTTTCCGGTTTCCCTTCTGTTAACTGATCCATCAACTGTATTAACCACTTGGCACCTTCTGCAAATTCCTCTGAATCATACGTTTCTATCCATTTTGCATACTTGTTGATGGACAAGGTGTCCCCATACTGTTTGCGCAATAGTTTCCCTATTTCCCAGTAATCCCAAGCACATGGAAGTAAACAGGAAACTAATTCTACTAGCGAGCCATTTTGAGAAACATTTAACATATAACGCGTATAAGCTAAATTGGTAGGTGCAGGTTTCGTAGATTCCAGTTCTTCCGGAGTAATACCAAACTCTGCCGCAAACGCACGATGTAAATCCATTTCAAAATGCAGGGTGTCATGAAGAGTTTTAGAAAAGTTTGACATCATCTCTAAATCAAGTGATTTTTGAACTCCTACCGCAAACAATTTAGAATAGTCGAGTAAATAGACGTAATCTTGTTTCATATAATGAATAAATTTCTCTTCAGACAATGTTCCTTTTCCCAACTCTTGTACAA encodes:
- the tenA gene encoding thiaminase II, which translates into the protein MISTKKFSDRLFENAKPIWEKSHQHPFVQELGKGTLSEEKFIHYMKQDYVYLLDYSKLFAVGVQKSLDLEMMSNFSKTLHDTLHFEMDLHRAFAAEFGITPEELESTKPAPTNLAYTRYMLNVSQNGSLVELVSCLLPCAWDYWEIGKLLRKQYGDTLSINKYAKWIETYDSEEFAEGAKWLIQLMDQLTEGKPERELARIEEHFQMTSKFEYLFWEMNYQLEKWPI